A window of the Cutaneotrichosporon cavernicola HIS019 DNA, chromosome: 6 genome harbors these coding sequences:
- the UBP15 gene encoding uncharacterized protein (Belongs to the peptidase C19 family) — protein sequence MLQNTNSNEVADIIIDESPAPMEVEELSNVRDAEAFAAKAMPDLGLEIEDFQSQTWRLDKWSQQDRRKQGPEFSCGGHKWRILLFPQGNANGQPNDMVSVYLEYANPKGAPEGWHACAQFCLAISNVNDPTLHISSHAHHRFVAEECDWGFTRFAELRKLYSPDPASGRTRPIIENDEVEITAFVRVLKDPTGVLWHNFVNYDSKKETGHVGLRNQGATCYMNSLLQSLYCTNYFRKAVYQIPTEKKDIPSENLSLALQRVFYHLQTSNQPVSTTELTKSFGWKSLDSFMQHDVQEFSRILQDRLEEKMKGTPAEGAIPKLFKGQMKNYIKCMNVDYESSVTEDFYDVQLTIKGIKNLRDSFKDYVSVETLDGDNKYMAEGYGLQDAKKGVIFKSFPPVLHLQLRRFEYDVEKDALAKINDRHEFPFEIDLAEFLDESADRSVSHVYKLHGVLVHSGDLHGGHYFALIKPEADGRWFKFDDDRVTPVTDKEVLEDNYGGDLVNGMMPAPQRTQARTLKKFTNAYMLVYIRETELGTVLAPFTEDDTPRHLKERLDLEREQMEAKKREKDEQHLYLTANIITDDIFSRHEGFDLASFDDKNMPATELPTFRVLKDETYAKFKQRIATHFKIAERDFRLWVLVNRRNQTIRPDVPIQESDHPQTMDFIRNNMAVRSNDLRLYLDYNPDHAKFAAQHANPHSQPIMIFLKWFDCSKQNLFGQGKVFVDKNDKASVLFNIIQERMGWPSSTPIKLYEEIKAGMIESMKVTKTFLQNEIQDGDVITFQVEKTQKEIDDLEAQSLYSSVPQFYDFLQNRVRVKFHPRYEDAPSNQPDFELILSKKMTYEVMATRVGDYLKHDPLKLRFTSSNPTNGHPKAIVKRSLNQSVADITQTSYYSPQPKVVLYYELLDISIIELETKKSLTLYWMGRYNKEEAAPTFLLPKTNTFDHVVENLLRTVKLQPGGSGKIRVFDISSNGRAQREYTGSEMIGNLPEPTELYAEEIPLEELNAGDNTKIVNLFHYSRDLSKTHGVPCRFVVRAGEPFSETKKRIQERVGVSDKEFAKYKIMLAPTQPYSQPSVIEENDILFAHTWSPDDAIGLDHLDKRPNKSNVEKGIVMR from the exons ATG CTCCAGAACACCAACAGCAATGAGGTGGCGGACATCATCATAGACGAGAGCCCGGCACCgatggaggtcgaggagtTGTCCAACGTCCGCGATG CCGAGGCGTTCGCTGCCAAGGCCATGCCTGACCTCGGTCTCGAGATTGAGGACTTCCAGTCCCAGACGTGGCGGCTTGACAAGTGGAGTCAACAGGATCGGCGCAAGCAGGGACCAGAGTTCTCGTGTGGCGGGCACAAGTG gcgcatcctcctcttcccccaGGGCAACGCCAACGGCCAGCCCAACGACATGGTCTCGGTCTACCTCGAATATGCCAACCCCAAGGGAGCGCCTGAAGGCTGGCATGCTTGCGCTCAGTTCTGTCTCGCCATCTCGAATGTCAATGACCCAACCCTTCACATTTCTAGCC ATGCCCACCACCGCTTTGTCGCTGAGGAGTGTGATTGGGGTTTCACTCGCTTTGCCGAGTTGCGCAAGCTGTACAGTCCCGACCCTGCGAGCGGCCGCACCCGTCCTATCATTGAGAACGATGAAGTCGAGATCACGGCCTTTGTTCGCGTCTTGAAGGACCCAACAGGCGTACTTTGGCACAACTTTGTCAA TTATGACTCGAAGAAGGAGACTGGTCACGTCGGACTGCGGAACCAGGGCGCGACGTGCTACATGAACTCGCTCCTCCAGTCGCTCTACTGCACAAACTACTTCCGCAAGGCCGTCTATCAAATACCCacggagaagaaggacatCCCTTCTGAAAACTTATCACTTGCGCTCCAGCGCGTCTTCTACCACTTACAGACCTCGAACCAGCCGGTCAGCACGACCGAGCTCACAAAGTCGTTTGGCTGGAAGTCGCTCGACTCGTTCATGCAGCATGACGTGCAGGAGTTCAGCCGCATTCTCCAGGACAggctcgaggagaagatgaaGGGTACGCCGGCAGAGGGCGCGATTCCCAAGCTCTTCAAGGGCCAGATGAAGAACTACATCAAGTGCATGAACGTCGACTACGAGTCGAGTGTCACAGAAGACTTCTACG ATGTCCAGCTTACCATCAAGGGCATCAAGAACCTCCGCGATTCGTTCAAGGACTACGTGTCGGTAGAGACGCTTGACGGCGACAATAAGTACATGGCTGAAGGTTACGGCCTGCaggacgccaagaagggTGTCATCTTCAAGTCGTTCCCTCCTGTGCTGCACCTCCAGCTCCGCCGCTTCGAGTACGACGTTGAGAAGGACGCCCTCGCGAAGATCAACGATCGCCACGAGTTCCCCTTCGAGATCGACTTGGCAGAGTTCCTCGATGAGTCGGCCGACCGCTCCGTCTCCCACGTGTACAAGCTCCACGGCGTCCTTGTGCACTCTGGAGACCTTCACGGCGGGCACTACTTTGCGCTCATCAAGCCAGAGGCCGATGGCCGCTGGTTCAAattcgacgacgaccgcgtCACCCCTGTTACGGACAAggaggtccttgaggacAACTACGGCGGCGACCTTGTCAACGGCATGATGCCGGCGCCTCAGCGCACACAAGCCCGCACGTTGAAGAAGTTCACCAATGCCTACATGCTGGTGTACATCCGTGAGACCGAGCTTGGCACCGTATTGGCGCCTTTCACCGAGGATGACACGCCTCGCCACCTGAAGGAGCGtctcgatctcgagcgTGAGCAGAtggaggccaagaagcgcgaAAAGGACGAGCAGCACCTCTACTTGACTGCCAATATCATCACAGATGACATATTCAGCCGGCACGAGGGCTTCGACTTGGCGTCGTTTGACGACAAGAACATGCCCGCCACCGAGCTGCCGACGTTCCGTgtcctcaaggacgagacgTACGCCAAGTTCAAGCAGCGCATCGCTACGCACTTTAAGATCGCGGAACGCGATTTCCGCCTCTGGGTGCTGGTGAATCGCCGGAACCAGACCATCCGGCCAGACGTCCCCATTCAGGAGAGCGACCACCCGCAGA CGATGGACTTTATCCGCAACAACATGGCTGTGCGTTCCAATGACTTGAGATTGTACCTCGACTACAACCCCGACCACGCCAAGTTTGCGGCGCAGCACGCCAACCCGCACAGCCAGCCCATCATGATCTTCCTCAAGTGGTTTGACTGTTCGAAGCAGAACCTGTTTGGCCAGGGCAAGGTCTTTGTCGACAAGAATGACAAGGCGTCTGTGCTCTTCAACATCATCCAGGAGAGAATGGGATggccttcctcgacgcctATCAAGCTGTacgaggagatcaaggcggGCATGATCGAGTCGATGAAGGTCACCAAGACGTTCTTGCAGAACGAGATccaggacggcgacgtcaTTACGTTCCAGGTCGAGAAGACTCAGAAGGAGATCGACGACCTGGAGGCTCAGTCGCTCTACTCGAGCGTTCCCCAGTTTTATGACTTCCTGCAGAACCGCGTGCGCGTCAAGTTCCACCCGCGGTATGAGGACGCGCCCAGCAACCAGCCTGACTTTGAGCTCATTTTGAGCAAGAAGATGACGTACGAGGTGATGGCTACGCGGGTCGGCGACTACCTCAAGCACGACCCGCTCAAGCTGCGCTTCACGTCTTCAAACCCCACGAATGGCCACCCCAAGGCCATTGTCAAGCGCTCCTTGAACCAGAGCGTGGCGGACATCACCCAGACCAGCTACTACAGCCCCCAGCCCAAAGTCGTGCTCTACtacgagctgctcgacatCTCGATCATCGAGCTCGAAACGAAGAAGTCGCTCACGCTGTACTGGATGGGGCGATAcaacaaggaggaggccgcgcCCACGTTCTTATTGCCGAAGACCAACACGTTCGATCACGTCGTCGAAAACCTGCTGCGTACCGTTAAGCTGCAGCCTGGTGGGTCGGGCAAGATCCGTGTGTTCGACATCTCGAGCAACGGGCGTGCGCAGCGCGAATACACTGGCAGCGAGATGATTGGCAACCTGCCCGAGCCGACCGAGCTGtacgccgaggagatccctctcgaggagctcaacgCGGGCGACAATACCAAGATTGTGAACCTGTTCCACTACTCGCGCGACCTGAGCAAGACGCACGGTGTACCTTGCCGCTTTGTGGTGCGCGCGGGCGAGCCATTCTCGGAGACCAAGAAGCGGATACAGGAGCGTGTCGGCGTGTCGGACAAGGAGTTTGCCAAGTACAAGATCATGCTTGCTCCAACTCAGCCGTACTCGCAGCCATCGGTGATtgaggaga ACGACATTCTGTTCGCGCACACGTGGTCGCCTGACGACGCAATTGGGCTGGACCACCTTGACAAGCGGCCCAACAAGTCGAACGTCGAGAAGGGCATTGTCATGCGGTAA